The proteins below are encoded in one region of Flavobacterium nackdongense:
- a CDS encoding PorP/SprF family type IX secretion system membrane protein, whose product MNKCFIAILLFLGAMQTLFSQEDGVVALTLPVRNSLKFNRYTINPTFSFVREQSPVLSFYNKKQWAQFQDAPQTYLFSYSGRLLENEGASIGFFQQNYGVLTTFGAMANFAHNIALQEDSNLTFGINLGFYKSGLDAGKVITNYPDPALNNIPKNSLITVSPGINYGTYFFDFGLALNNLVLYNLKTSEIIKEDPEKSIVAHVMYTGFIDSYGFFDRSKFSGLIKTEFKKDKTIVSGLAMLSLVKGIWAQAGYNSVYGISGGIGLNITPRIAVEYNYETGTGNTSTFGASHEIVFAYKFKSKSYDYGEDEDEGSIIPAAGTRTPTSGKPISDTSHQEYLQYKEQKEAKIKADADAKIKNDAAAKAKLAQDAKLKADADAKAKLLADAKIKNDAAAKAKLAQDAKLKADADAKAKLLADAKINNDAAAKAKLAQDAKLKADADAKAKLLADAKIKNDAAAKAKLAQDAKLKADVDAKAKLLADAKIKNDAAAKAKLAQDAKLKADADAKAKLLADAKIKNDAAAKAKLAQDSKLKADADAQAKLLADAKLKADADAAAKAKLAQDAKLKADADAQAKLLADAKLKADADAAAKAKLAQDAKLKADADAQAKLLADAKLKADADAAAKAKLAEEARVAALPKDENAKSLDKLTKIVADSKKEQQVLLQQLNEKVLNKEKDLKDLKEENDLSDKGIYKEPKAFKSVSAENLELENLKSQIELVNQNQQNKLVELDNLYKERIKKAGNTPDETNKSYLKTIDELKAAHLTAIRSNQDLILTLEKIKVDTEIEKKRRIKKAAFATNQDRYLQDVYTLKRIKEKTPLSTTPLKEADFDFGEKQSNVLVLKDIKNKEKGYYLVIAVHEDVAKRDEFLTKTVASGQSNIDFLYDVKSGKYFIYYDKFDSIGEAQMAIENKENKPYNSKMSMVKIE is encoded by the coding sequence ATGAATAAATGTTTTATAGCCATATTACTTTTTTTAGGTGCAATGCAAACCCTCTTTTCGCAAGAAGATGGAGTTGTTGCACTGACACTTCCTGTGAGAAACTCATTAAAATTTAATCGGTACACCATCAATCCCACCTTTAGTTTTGTTCGGGAACAAAGTCCAGTACTTAGTTTTTATAACAAAAAGCAATGGGCACAATTTCAAGATGCCCCGCAAACCTATTTGTTTAGTTATTCCGGTCGATTGTTAGAAAACGAAGGCGCTTCAATTGGCTTTTTCCAGCAAAATTATGGCGTATTGACCACTTTTGGAGCTATGGCAAATTTTGCACATAATATCGCATTACAAGAAGATAGCAATTTGACTTTTGGTATCAATTTAGGGTTTTATAAAAGCGGCTTGGATGCAGGCAAAGTGATCACCAACTATCCCGATCCTGCTTTAAACAACATCCCCAAAAACAGCTTGATCACGGTGAGTCCGGGAATCAATTATGGAACCTATTTTTTTGATTTTGGTCTGGCGCTGAACAATCTTGTTTTATACAATCTTAAAACATCAGAAATAATCAAAGAAGATCCCGAAAAAAGCATCGTAGCTCATGTGATGTACACAGGTTTTATCGATTCGTATGGGTTTTTCGATAGAAGCAAATTTTCAGGATTGATAAAAACCGAATTCAAAAAAGACAAAACCATTGTTTCAGGACTCGCGATGCTCAGCTTAGTAAAAGGAATTTGGGCGCAAGCAGGATACAATTCGGTCTACGGTATTTCAGGCGGAATTGGGTTAAACATCACACCCAGAATAGCAGTAGAGTACAATTATGAAACAGGCACCGGAAACACTTCCACTTTTGGAGCTTCGCATGAAATAGTTTTCGCCTATAAATTTAAAAGCAAATCCTACGACTACGGCGAAGATGAGGATGAAGGATCAATTATTCCGGCCGCTGGAACTAGAACGCCTACTTCAGGAAAACCTATTTCCGACACATCGCACCAAGAATATCTTCAGTATAAAGAACAAAAAGAAGCTAAAATTAAGGCTGATGCCGATGCTAAAATTAAAAATGATGCTGCCGCTAAAGCCAAACTAGCCCAAGACGCTAAATTGAAAGCCGATGCCGATGCAAAAGCTAAATTATTGGCCGATGCTAAAATTAAAAATGATGCTGCCGCTAAAGCCAAACTAGCCCAAGACGCTAAATTGAAAGCCGATGCCGATGCAAAAGCTAAATTATTGGCCGATGCTAAAATTAATAATGATGCTGCCGCTAAAGCCAAACTTGCCCAAGACGCTAAATTGAAAGCCGATGCCGATGCAAAAGCTAAATTATTGGCCGATGCTAAAATTAAAAATGATGCTGCCGCTAAAGCCAAACTAGCCCAAGACGCTAAATTGAAAGCCGATGTCGATGCAAAAGCTAAATTATTGGCCGATGCCAAAATTAAAAACGATGCTGCCGCCAAAGCCAAACTAGCTCAAGATGCTAAATTGAAAGCCGATGCCGATGCAAAAGCTAAATTATTGGCCGATGCTAAAATTAAAAACGATGCTGCCGCCAAAGCCAAACTAGCTCAAGATTCTAAATTGAAAGCCGATGCCGATGCGCAAGCCAAACTATTGGCAGATGCCAAACTAAAAGCCGATGCCGATGCTGCCGCCAAAGCCAAACTAGCTCAAGATGCTAAATTGAAAGCCGACGCTGATGCGCAAGCCAAACTATTGGCCGATGCCAAACTAAAAGCCGATGCCGATGCTGCCGCCAAAGCCAAACTAGCTCAAGATGCTAAATTGAAAGCCGATGCCGATGCGCAAGCCAAACTATTGGCCGATGCCAAACTAAAAGCCGATGCCGATGCTGCCGCCAAGGCTAAACTAGCCGAAGAGGCAAGAGTAGCCGCATTGCCCAAAGACGAAAACGCAAAATCTTTAGATAAATTGACTAAAATAGTTGCCGATTCCAAAAAGGAACAACAAGTTTTATTGCAACAACTCAATGAAAAAGTATTGAATAAAGAAAAAGATTTGAAAGATTTAAAAGAAGAAAATGACCTGAGCGACAAAGGAATTTATAAAGAACCGAAAGCATTCAAGAGTGTTTCGGCCGAAAATTTGGAATTAGAAAATTTAAAATCCCAAATCGAATTGGTCAATCAAAATCAGCAAAACAAACTGGTTGAATTAGACAATTTATACAAAGAGCGAATTAAAAAAGCGGGGAATACCCCTGATGAAACCAATAAATCTTATTTGAAAACAATCGACGAGCTGAAAGCAGCGCATTTGACAGCGATTCGTTCCAATCAAGATTTAATTCTAACATTAGAAAAAATCAAGGTTGACACGGAAATTGAGAAAAAACGAAGAATCAAAAAAGCAGCTTTCGCTACCAATCAAGACCGCTATTTACAAGACGTGTACACTTTAAAACGAATCAAAGAGAAAACGCCTCTTAGTACAACACCACTCAAAGAAGCTGATTTTGATTTTGGAGAAAAACAGTCGAATGTACTCGTCTTGAAAGATATTAAAAACAAAGAAAAAGGATACTATTTGGTTATTGCTGTCCACGAAGATGTCGCAAAAAGAGATGAATTTTTGACAAAAACCGTGGCCTCCGGACAATCTAATATCGATTTCTTATACGATGTAAAATCAGGAAAATATTTTATTTACTATGATAAATTTGACTCCATCGGCGAGGCGCAAATGGCAATAGAAAACAAGGAAAATAAACCGTACAACAGCAAAATGTCTATGGTAAAAATTGAATAA
- a CDS encoding T9SS type B sorting domain-containing protein has product MNRFLPKHVGVRTDFAIKMVCAIAIVFIGKNEVFSQTIIPEKLPFTKICSQANFNSFEATFKYSGFPASTTFSVELSDDKGSFSAPIATTTIATADVSASEKTITFAVPTTIKGSETYKLRVKSATGIYSGDFYSFDQKTSFPVYFKKFSQPFYINNQMPNLSLCNGGSVNLSIDNPTPSNPSSSPANFSELKYNWYKNNVLIPGQTGNSLNVNALGLYYAEINYGSCTDVNIRSQEVTVSGTAGNVSAITSSLSNPFCPSAGATTLTATAGNTYVWKKDNVVIPGANAQTYQTNSAGKYSVDVDFGGCKSTATIDLQVNTISSSINVPEISSISEGGTKNVIVTTTALNPVYKWYANGLLIPGATSNSYTVTNTGAYKVSITQNSGCIITDEIAFTVNSIVDTNAVEIPNLISPNNDGVNDVWSIPQAYLSGTNTEILIMNSYGDIVFQTNNYLNNWPESDITFKNINPVFYYIITTSDGKLKKGSITIVK; this is encoded by the coding sequence ATGAATCGTTTTTTACCCAAGCATGTAGGAGTCAGGACAGACTTTGCAATAAAAATGGTATGCGCTATAGCAATCGTTTTTATTGGGAAAAACGAGGTATTTTCTCAAACAATAATTCCTGAGAAATTGCCTTTTACAAAGATTTGTTCACAAGCTAATTTTAATAGTTTTGAAGCCACATTTAAATATTCAGGTTTTCCCGCCTCGACGACTTTTTCGGTAGAACTTTCAGATGATAAAGGAAGTTTTTCAGCTCCTATCGCCACAACAACAATTGCTACCGCAGATGTATCCGCCTCAGAAAAAACAATCACATTTGCGGTTCCTACGACTATAAAAGGGTCTGAAACCTATAAGTTAAGAGTAAAAAGCGCCACTGGAATTTACAGCGGTGATTTTTATTCTTTTGATCAAAAAACATCATTCCCAGTTTATTTCAAGAAATTTTCTCAGCCGTTTTACATCAACAATCAAATGCCAAACCTAAGTCTTTGTAATGGCGGAAGCGTAAACCTAAGTATTGACAATCCTACGCCAAGCAACCCGAGCAGTTCCCCGGCCAATTTCTCGGAATTAAAATACAATTGGTATAAAAATAACGTTTTGATTCCCGGACAAACAGGCAATTCGCTGAATGTAAACGCCCTAGGACTTTATTATGCAGAAATAAATTATGGCTCCTGTACCGATGTAAACATTCGCTCACAAGAAGTCACCGTTAGCGGAACAGCAGGAAATGTTTCTGCAATTACTTCTAGCCTTTCGAACCCATTTTGTCCAAGTGCCGGAGCCACAACGCTCACAGCAACAGCAGGAAATACTTATGTTTGGAAAAAAGATAATGTTGTAATTCCAGGGGCAAACGCTCAAACCTATCAAACCAACTCAGCGGGCAAATATTCTGTCGATGTAGATTTTGGAGGCTGTAAATCTACGGCTACCATCGATTTACAAGTGAATACCATCTCGAGTTCTATCAATGTTCCAGAAATTAGTTCAATAAGTGAAGGAGGAACAAAAAATGTAATTGTTACTACCACTGCATTGAATCCAGTTTATAAATGGTATGCAAATGGACTTTTGATTCCAGGGGCTACCTCAAACTCCTATACTGTGACCAATACTGGAGCGTACAAAGTTAGTATTACTCAAAATTCGGGATGTATCATTACAGACGAAATTGCATTTACTGTAAACTCTATTGTTGACACAAATGCCGTTGAAATTCCCAATTTAATAAGCCCCAACAACGATGGTGTAAACGATGTGTGGAGCATTCCGCAAGCGTATTTGAGTGGAACAAATACCGAAATTCTTATCATGAATTCCTATGGAGATATCGTATTCCAAACCAATAATTACCTCAATAATTGGCCGGAAAGCGACATCACTTTTAAAAATATCAACCCAGTATTCTATTATATCATTACAACTTCTGACGGAAAATTAAAAAAAGGCTCGATTACCATTGTGAAATAA